atatacatatatatatatatatatgtatatatatgtatatatatgtatatatatatatgtatttatatatatacatatatatacatatatatgtacctaGTGTGTGTAGAAATAAACATATATCACATATAGGCATCCACACTAGATGATCGTGAACTAGAACCTAGTATGATCAGGCCTAAGCCAAAAGGCCTTATCCCATACAAAATCTCTATATatgtctcgacgcatctccatggtgATCACCCGTCTTGTCCTCTCGATCGTATACAAAATCTCATATAAAATCTCTATATATTTCAGAGATTGTATATCGAGAATGGTGCTATTAGGCCCATACGAAATCTAtttaagtctcactctaatcgtatTTTTCTAGAGAACTCCTCTCTTAATCCGAGTCTCATGCTTATCGGCTTCATCACGATCCAAATGACCTTAGCTTGAGATTTGCTTGAgtgagaatacatgagatattcttatCATAATATTGAGAGTGGAAGATCTACTATTGACACCCAATTACCTTTGTAAGGTTACATATCATTCCCAATAACCATTTATATTAGATTCGAAACTTCCAGACCTacaagtttgatatcaaagaataaagtatTCAAATAAgatatcctttgtgtctcaaatctaaggaccaaatacacaagTGGGACTCTGAAATCGTCgtttaacaatgaggtatcattaatcatccagTATTCTATAAACAGATcattcaataaactcattctcgaATGAGCACATACACTATATCTCTAATATCCCCACACAAAAAACTATAAGAATAACTGCTTTCACCATATATACAGCACATCGatctgtccaattatctcgatgtccctcttgagtaaccaatGACCGAGAATATTTAACGATCTATGTTTataggtgaattagtctcatgaTCTATTTTTCATTGtacagattcaaggatatcacaatatatattcatcatctaatataaaataaaaaatatatatcataataataataataatcgaaaGATACGACATATCGTATATACCACCACTGATTAACTTGCTGCAAACATGTAATTAGCAGTGCCAACCAACAAATAGACAGTGGTTGCTTATCATTATGCAATCAGCAAATGAAGAGTTCACTTGGTGCATGAACCTCATGATGGGCAGTCTTCTGTTAGGGTGTCAGCTTCATTGTTTGGTTTTAGCATGTGGATCAATGTTTGATACATTCCAGATTCCTGGCACAAGAGGAGGTAGGGTTTATTAACATGTGGATTGTATCCTATTTTGATGCCTTAAGATCTCATATTTTGGTCCTTTCTACTTTATGTGCAGAAGAAGATGGAAAAGTTGTAAGAACTACAATTTTGAGCAGACTATAGTAGTCATTGATAGGTTTGGATGgttttgtaattattttttccTTGTTGTTGCACTAAGTGATGATTATTTTTTCCTTCATTAAATCATAACAAATCACCTCAAAAAAGAAAGTGTAAGactgatttatttttttaattaaaagctTAAATTCCGTAACTTCATATATCGATGTCGAGTTTTGATGGATATTTAATTGTTTAGGTAAGCTAAaaaatcaattttcagattagacATCTGTTTTCAAAGTTCTGAAAATGTGTATCATTCTAGTTTCAATTTTTCCTTAACAGTAAGTATACCTTTAGAATTTGTCAGCTAGAATGCCTTTTATTCAAATGGAGTTCCAATAGCCACCTTatttactaaataaaaaataagatatgGTGGTTGATGCAGTAAAATCAGACAAGAAGAGGAGAAATTTCGGATCCTGAGATTTGGCCATACCTATGGaatttatctatatatatatatatatataaaggtttaCCATGCTCAACTGCTAAATGATTGGAAAGAACAAGTGGGCATTCTAGTGAGAGAACAGTCAATGAAGAACATCCTAGTTTATGACAGAAAGAAGACTTTCAAATGTAGTCTTCTCTTCTTCATCTGACATGTTAATAATAGGTTATGACCACTGCATTATGAAGCTGTGAATGATATTAATCAATAAAAGTTGGCAGTTGACACAATATGATATTATATACTTAAGGTGGCACAAGAATTGCAAGATAGGACAGCAAGTGCCAAGAGCTGTATCTGCAATTGAAGATTGCATGCAGCCGCTCTGCGATTGGAATCAATTCCAAAGACCCACATTATGTTCTGACAAATCTATGGTTGTGATGATGTTGCATGGATCTCCGAAACCAGTTAAACCTTTTTGCTGTATAAGAACAATGGATATCTTCCTTCGGTGATAGCCATGTCAACCAGCAAAGGCATTAAGTTCAAGATCTATAATTGTTATTCTTAATTGATGATTAACGTATACATTAATCTTCTAATCACGCATCCATTCACCTACAGAAGCTAATTTGGGCAGATAAAATATTCCCACTATCCAATAAATAAGCCAAGAAAGTGTCCAACTCTGAGTCCCAACTCCTATAAATTCTCAGAGATCGATCCACAGCATCACCAGAGCCACTACAAACACAACCACACTGCCTCGCACTTGAGGCATTGCCAAGGCACCACCCAGCATCCATGGACTCCAAGAAGCTCAGCAAGATCACCGAGTTGGTCAGTTACCAGCAGATGCTGAAGAAATGGAAGAAGCTTGCAGTTGCAGGCGATGGCAGCAGCAAGAGCATCAGGTTCCTGAAGAGGGCCCTCTCCCTCTCCGGGTACATCCCAAAGGGATGCTTCGTTGTGTGTGTCGGACAGGAGATGCAGAGATTCGTGATCCCAACCGAGTGTTTGAGTCACACGGCCTTCGCAGTTCTGCTCAGAGAAGCAGAAGAGGAGTATGGCTTCGAGCAGGAAGGAGTGCTGAGAATCCCCTGCGAGGTGTCTGTCTTCCGAAGCATATTGAAGATGGTAGAGAAGACCAAAGAAGGCATTTACTACTGCTGATAGCTGCAGGTGAGGTTGCAGAAAAGTGAATAGCTGCCGGCGAGGGATGACACTTCTCCCCCCCTGAAACCATCTTCCCATCTTTCTTCTTTCCTGTTCGTGAGAAACAAATCAAATTGTGTCAAGCTGACCTTGATCCCATGTTAAGATCGGTAGAACTCCAATTAAATGAAGAAGACGAGCCTTCTCCTCTGATGTCGTGCTAAGCTTTGGACCTCCGAAAAATTCTTTTAAAAGCTTATTAAGCGAGTCAACCATTGAGAAAATAAGGCAGACTGATGAGAGAGAAGACAAGGGAGGTTCTAAGCATTGCGTGCAGGAAGAGAAATAATTCGAAAAATAAGCGAGTCAACCGCTGTAGTCTAGTtggttttcttattatttttgggCAAATAAAtggtatttttattttaatgtttgagAGGATCCTCTAGATTCAAATAAATGGGGATTTAATTATCTGCTGTGTGCATAAAATTTTGTGGGGAAATCATTCATGTGTTGGCataaatttgggagagaaaatgaGACCAAGATAACACACATTGTTCATATGATGATTGTCCATGAATCAAGCTATCTCAAAGGGGTAGATTGCAATGGTGAGGTGATCTTTCACAGAAGATCATTAGAGCAATAGAATTCCAAATGTCTTCTTCCACTGTAAAACAGAGATCACAGCAAGCACACTAGCGTACACCTTCATGTCCAAAATCTTTAATGTTTTCTTTCATATATGTTGGAACTTATGTATTCCATTCTTGGTACATACACTCCTCTATGAATACTGTATTTATACTGGAAGTATCTGTTATCAACTCCTTTAACCCTTCCACTTATTCATCTTTCTTATCCTTTTAGTTTTACTACTTGGTACGATCAAGCAGCTGCAACACCTGTCGTAACACGGAAGGGAACCGAAGAGCATTCGCAGTTCTTCAGTGCTCCAGAGCTAAACTTCTCGCCGAGTTCATCTAGTAGCATCTGCTGGTATCTGCACTCTTCACTGCAGAAGGCCTTCTCTCCTCTGCAACAAAAACAAAATTGTAGGAGAATGCTCTATTAGTACACTCTTTTTTGACTTACCAAACAATAGTGAACGAGGACTTCACACAGAGACTCCTCGATTGCAAAGAAAAGCTCACAAGTTTGACTGGTATAATCATACAACAAATTAACAAGAGATGTACTTTGAGGAAAATAGTACCAAGCACAAAGTCTTCATCATTGCGTGCCGAAGAGAGGATCAATGTGATAAAAAACAGAACAGGTTTGAATAGATGTTCCAAAATTAAGTTCAACGACAGCGGAATATGGAGTACCTAATACAAAGATCCATCTCCAACAAAACTTCTCTAGGATGAACGACATAAGAACACAGGAGTTAATAATGTCTGACCAAAGGAAACAATCTATGATTACATAGTGCTATGGAGTACACACAATCTTCATTATAACTTTCTGAAGAACCTTGAACAATATACTGTGGACAAATTGCATCATTTTATGCAATGCATAATCTACAATCTTAGGACTCCGATTCTACTCTTTCTACTAGTTTCAGATGTATAGCGCAACAGCATATAGACCAATACGAATAAGAGTAACACATATTTGTGAGGTAGTCGAGTTGCTACCAAATGAGAATGAGGTTGTTTCCAGCTTAGGATAAGAATATGTAAATCATAGAATGTCTTGGCACAAGTAGTTTAAATCAGTTTCTTAAACTTCCTGGCACTCTCTCCCCTCAGAAAAGGGGTAGCTCAAATTGTTCTGTAGCAACTACAAGCACAAGAACATTTTGACTTTGAAGTTCCACAAGAAGAAAGTTTATATTATTCAATCTAGAATTTCTATTTAAAGATTGCTTGATGAAAAGGAACATGCAGAGACATCCATACTTGTGGTTGACATTCTAATCTGAACTGAAAGTTTTAGCATAGAGAGTTGGCAACTGAGACAAGTGCTAGATAGATTATAAGTTCAGGCATCGAAGATCAGCTAAGACTTCTTGCTTTTCTTATTTGCCAACAAAACTTCTGCCCGTCAACAAACATATACGATACTTGTAATTTTGCACAGAAATATTAAACCCTGAAGAAGAAATTCAAATTGATCCCAGAAACACAATCACTGAAGTTACCTATTCATCCATCTCACTGTTTCTTTCAGTAGCAGACAAGTATAAGTTCAATTAAAAATTCAGCTCATTAGGTCAACTAACTTGAGAGAATGAAATCAATGTCAACTTCAGATATCCCTATCTTTTTTGGTTGTACATGTTGACTGACTGTTAGGAGAAAAGCATCTACATACCATTCAACTCTATTTAatgattttatgcttacaaatttagataaaaatatttttgtgcaGAGTCAGGAGAATTGAttgtgatgttttttttttttaaacttggaTTGTTGGAAAACTAAAAATGCTCTCAAAATTACCAAAATCAGCATAAAATCTCAAAGCAATAATTTCTAATATTATCAAGAAGCTTAGCTACCATCGATACATCATAATGGTTATATTGCAAAAGTTACACAACAATGATTATATAGTATATGGACCCTATGATCACTCTGAACAACCCTATCATAAGAAGGATTGAACTCAAATCAGAAAACAGACTACAAGTAAAATAAACAATAGAGTTTTTCATTAGAACCCTATTGGTCAAGGCTAAGATTAAGcatgaaagaaagaaggaaacaaTTGATCAAAGGCTGGAAGGGAACACCATGATATATGAATACTCGATTTGTCCAAAGTTCACATTCAGACTCTAAGAAGGATAATTTTGTGGAAGGGCAAACTCTTTACATATGAACACATCTGAAAAAGTTTCATACAAGTACAAATGCATTCAAGTAATAAGCAGATATATGTCACCACATAAaatgttcttatgcatgaattaggTATATGAATGGGTTACATGCAAGTATGTAAAATCCATGGATTTTTGTATCAGGTGGAAATTATGTGTTCTTCAGTCACCAGCAGAaagaagaatgaaacaaaaataaaaaaaatagtagcATAATTTGATTAAAGAAACAGCATGTGTCTGATGACAGAACCACCGATGTCCCCACCACCAcctcaaagaaagaaaaagatccaCGAAAAATTCCAAAGATCATAGGTTTGCTATCTGACATGATTCAACGATCCCAAAATTTATAAGCATCAGAACAAACAGGAAGAAGGAAGGGAAGAAATCAACGGGCACCTGTACATGTAGACGTCCATTCCGTCGAGTTTCTTCTTGCAGAGGAAGCAGCACCTCAGGAACTCAGCCACCACGAACGGCGGCTCCGCTAACTCCGGAGGCGGTGGAGGCTCGAAGAGCATGCCGTCGTCGCCATCGCCAAAGTAGACCCTTTTCTTCACCCTGTTCCCTCCGAGGTGCGAGATCACGCAAGTGTAGCTCTCGGAGAGCTCCGCGTCCTCCCCCGCCTCCCCCTTCTTCGGGGAGGCGGCCTTCAACCCGGGCTTCGCCACCACGGCGCCGATCGGGATCGGCTCGGACCGGGTCAGGACCGCGCCCGGCTCCTCGGCGGCCGCGCTCATGGCGGCGACGATGGCGAGGCCCACGGCGCCGTCGCCGGCGGCAAAGCTCCGGGGTGAGCGGGCGGCGGCCGCGGAGTCTCCGAAGCCCACGAAAAGAGCGAGCTTTACAATGGAatgcctcttctggtcgccggaaTCGGCCATGGCAGCGTCTTCCACTTACTTTTTCTGTGAAGAGAACGGAAAAGGAGAGACCTTTAAGGAGTTGGCTATACGTGtatatacatagagagagagagagagatagagagagttaCACACTTTATTTTGAAGCaagaaaggagaggaagagagagagaaagaggcggaggaggaggaggaggaggagggggagggagagGAAAAAGCCCTTCTCTCCCCACTCTTCGCACTATTCTCCCtctgtctctctgtctctctctctctctctctctctct
This genomic stretch from Musa acuminata AAA Group cultivar baxijiao chromosome BXJ3-9, Cavendish_Baxijiao_AAA, whole genome shotgun sequence harbors:
- the LOC135649055 gene encoding protein SMALL AUXIN UP-REGULATED RNA 12-like; protein product: MDSKKLSKITELVSYQQMLKKWKKLAVAGDGSSKSIRFLKRALSLSGYIPKGCFVVCVGQEMQRFVIPTECLSHTAFAVLLREAEEEYGFEQEGVLRIPCEVSVFRSILKMVEKTKEGIYYC
- the LOC103998425 gene encoding FCS-Like Zinc finger 13, whose amino-acid sequence is MADSGDQKRHSIVKLALFVGFGDSAAAARSPRSFAAGDGAVGLAIVAAMSAAAEEPGAVLTRSEPIPIGAVVAKPGLKAASPKKGEAGEDAELSESYTCVISHLGGNRVKKRVYFGDGDDGMLFEPPPPPELAEPPFVVAEFLRCCFLCKKKLDGMDVYMYRGEKAFCSEECRYQQMLLDELGEKFSSGALKNCECSSVPFRVTTGVAAA